One genomic segment of Macaca fascicularis isolate 582-1 chromosome 19, T2T-MFA8v1.1 includes these proteins:
- the LOC135968339 gene encoding deoxyuridine 5'-triphosphate nucleotidohydrolase, mitochondrial-like: MPCSEETPAISPSKRPRPAEEGGMQLRFARHSKHATAPTRGSARAAGYDLYSAYDYTIPPMEKALVKTDIQIALPSGCYGRVAPRSGLAAKHFIDVGAGVIDEDYRGNVGVVLFNFGKEKFEVKKGDRIAQLICERIFYPEIEEVQALDDTERGSGGFGSTGKN; the protein is encoded by the coding sequence ATGCCCTGCTCTGAAGAGACACCCGCCATTTCACCCAGTAAGCGGCCCCGGCCTGCAGAGGAGGGCGGCATGCAGCTCCGCTTTGCCAGGCATTCCAAGCACGCCACTGCCCCCACCCGGGGCTCCGCGCGGGCCGCGGGCTACGACCTGTACAGTGCCTATGATTATACAATACCACCTATGGAGAAAGCTCTTGTGAAAACGGACATTCAGATAGCGCTCCCTTCTGGGTGTTATGGAAGAGTAGCTCCAAGGTCAGGCTTGGCTGCAAAACACTTTATTGATGTAGGAGCTGGTGTCATAGATGAAGATTATAGAGGAAATGTTGGTGTTGTACTGTTTAATTTTGgcaaagaaaagtttgaagtcAAAAAGGGTGATCGAATCGCACAACTCATTTGCGAACGGATTTTTTATCCAGAAATAGAAGAAGTTCAAGCTTTGGATGACACCGAAAGGGGTTCAGGCGGTTTTGGTTCCACtggaaagaattaa